The following are encoded in a window of Gossypium raimondii isolate GPD5lz chromosome 13, ASM2569854v1, whole genome shotgun sequence genomic DNA:
- the LOC105783567 gene encoding transcription factor BIM2 isoform X2 — protein MRTGKGSQEEEEYEEEEFGSKKGGFSSNQTMSFNPNNNSTTNKDGKNNDKANAIRSKHSVTEQRRRSKINERFQRLRDLIPNTDQKRDTASFLLEEKVQKYEDSYQGWSSEPAKLMPWRNSHWHVQSLVGHPQAIKNGSGPGATFARKFDENNTNINPTVITSGPNAVETDPIRYVTSKTMDCQTELANNGTHLPIQGENVLVHPLQRPVSETQSTECLVGNDIPINQQEDLTIEGGTISISSVYSQGLLSALAQALQGSGLDLSQANMSVQIDLGKHANRGLSAKEPHNCPHQAMTHLRDVSSGEDSDNAQKRLKK, from the exons atgagaacGGGAAAGGGAAGTCAAGAGGAGGAAGAGTACGAGGAAGAAGAATTTGGTTCCAAAAAAGGAGGCTTTTCTTCAAATCAAACTATGTCTTTCAACCCCAACAACAATAGCACCACCAACAAAG ATGGGAAAAACAATGATAAGGCTAACGCTATACGTTCAAAACATTCTGTCACGGAGCAGAGGCGGAGGAGTAAGATTAATGAAAG ATTTCAAAGATTGAGAGATTTAATACCAAACACTGATCAAAAGAGAGATACGGCTTCGTTCCTGCTAGAG GAGAAGGTTCAAAAATATGAGGATTCATACCAGGGATGGAGTTCTGAGCCGGCGAAACTAATGCCATGG AGAAATAGTCACTGGCATGTTCAGAGTCTCGTTGGTCACCCACAAGCTATTAAAAACGGTTCTGGCCCAGGGGCAACATTTGCTCGGAAGTTTGATGAGAATAACACCAATATTAACCCCACGGTGATCACAAGTGGGCCGAATGCTGTAGAAACTGATCCAATCAGATATGTTACATCCAAAACTATGGATTGCCAAACTGAGTTGGCAAACAACGGAACCCATCTGCCCATCCAAGGTGAGAATGTGCTTGTGCATCCCCTTCAGAGACCAGTCTCTGAGACTCAATCGACTGAGTGTCTTGTTGGCAATGATATACCGATCAATCAACAGGAGGATCTGACTATTGAAGGAGGAACAATTAGCATCTCTAGTGTCTACTCTCAAGG CTTATTGAGCGCTCTGGCACAAGCACTTCAAGGCTCAGGTTTGGATTTGTCACAGGCCAACATGTCAGTGCAGATTGATCTTGGAAAACATGCAAATAGAGGGCTATCTGCTAAG GAACCACATAATTGCCCCCATCAGGCGATGACCCATCTTAGAGATGTGAGCAGTGGAGAGGATTCTGATAATGCTCAAAAGCGACTGAAGAAATAA
- the LOC105781894 gene encoding rhamnogalacturonan I rhamnosyltransferase 1 isoform X1, protein MEDWKPGFEEEKALVEWSSIGDTRAENKAIKMDKIKRLVVSKSPGCDRFRLWMVGITTTMLLRWVLSSQSGDDIGPITAKVEAPPYFPPPRDYKNQGYLMVSCNGGFLNLTLVVPVLDICVHIINNGGICKQICDMVAIARFLNLTLVVPVSGKNFISLLIYFNFA, encoded by the exons ATGGAGGACTGGAAGCCGGGTTTTGAAGAAGAGAAAGCATTAGTTGAATGGAGTTCCATTGGTGATACAAGAGCCGAAAATAAAGCTATCAAAATGGATAAAATAAAGAGGTTGGTGGTGTCAAAGTCACCTGGATGTGATCGATTCAGGTTATGGATGGTTGGGATCACAACGACGATGCTTTTGCGGTGGGTTTTGTCATCGCAATCAGGAGACGATATCGGACCGATTACAGCCAAGGTTGAAGCGCCACCCTATTTTCCACCCCCGA GGGATTATAAGAACCAAGGCTACTTGATGGTTTCATGCAATGGCGGATTCTTGAATCTCACGCTTGTGGTTCCTGTATTGGATATTTGTGTGCATATAATTAATAATGGTGGTATTTGTAAACAGATTTGTGATATGGTTGCCATAGCTAGATTCTTGAATCTCACGCTTGTGGTTCCTGTATCGGGTAAAAACTTCATTTCCTTactaatttactttaattttgcaTAA
- the LOC105781894 gene encoding uncharacterized protein LOC105781894 isoform X2, with amino-acid sequence MEDWKPGFEEEKALVEWSSIGDTRAENKAIKMDKIKRLVVSKSPGCDRFRLWMVGITTTMLLRWVLSSQSGDDIGPITAKVEAPPYFPPPNIWDVDYFIKSLSSEVRIIKHLPPRLRKKVETDGLYSMFPASLLLQHGFSSISKI; translated from the exons ATGGAGGACTGGAAGCCGGGTTTTGAAGAAGAGAAAGCATTAGTTGAATGGAGTTCCATTGGTGATACAAGAGCCGAAAATAAAGCTATCAAAATGGATAAAATAAAGAGGTTGGTGGTGTCAAAGTCACCTGGATGTGATCGATTCAGGTTATGGATGGTTGGGATCACAACGACGATGCTTTTGCGGTGGGTTTTGTCATCGCAATCAGGAGACGATATCGGACCGATTACAGCCAAGGTTGAAGCGCCACCCTATTTTCCACCCCCGA ACATATGGGATGTGGATTACTTCATCAAATCACTGAGCAGTGAGGTACGAATCATCAAACATCTCCCACCAAGGCTGAGAAAAAAAGTTGAGACAGATGGACTCTATTCAATGTTCCCCGCTAGCCTATTACTACAACACG GTTTTTCCTcgatttcaaaaatatga
- the LOC105783567 gene encoding transcription factor BIM2 isoform X1, which yields MRTGKGSQEEEEYEEEEFGSKKGGFSSNQTMSFNPNNNSTTNKDGKNNDKANAIRSKHSVTEQRRRSKINERFQRLRDLIPNTDQKRDTASFLLEVIEYVQYLQEKVQKYEDSYQGWSSEPAKLMPWRNSHWHVQSLVGHPQAIKNGSGPGATFARKFDENNTNINPTVITSGPNAVETDPIRYVTSKTMDCQTELANNGTHLPIQGENVLVHPLQRPVSETQSTECLVGNDIPINQQEDLTIEGGTISISSVYSQGLLSALAQALQGSGLDLSQANMSVQIDLGKHANRGLSAKEPHNCPHQAMTHLRDVSSGEDSDNAQKRLKK from the exons atgagaacGGGAAAGGGAAGTCAAGAGGAGGAAGAGTACGAGGAAGAAGAATTTGGTTCCAAAAAAGGAGGCTTTTCTTCAAATCAAACTATGTCTTTCAACCCCAACAACAATAGCACCACCAACAAAG ATGGGAAAAACAATGATAAGGCTAACGCTATACGTTCAAAACATTCTGTCACGGAGCAGAGGCGGAGGAGTAAGATTAATGAAAG ATTTCAAAGATTGAGAGATTTAATACCAAACACTGATCAAAAGAGAGATACGGCTTCGTTCCTGCTAGAG GTGATAGAGTATGTTCAATATTTACAGGAGAAGGTTCAAAAATATGAGGATTCATACCAGGGATGGAGTTCTGAGCCGGCGAAACTAATGCCATGG AGAAATAGTCACTGGCATGTTCAGAGTCTCGTTGGTCACCCACAAGCTATTAAAAACGGTTCTGGCCCAGGGGCAACATTTGCTCGGAAGTTTGATGAGAATAACACCAATATTAACCCCACGGTGATCACAAGTGGGCCGAATGCTGTAGAAACTGATCCAATCAGATATGTTACATCCAAAACTATGGATTGCCAAACTGAGTTGGCAAACAACGGAACCCATCTGCCCATCCAAGGTGAGAATGTGCTTGTGCATCCCCTTCAGAGACCAGTCTCTGAGACTCAATCGACTGAGTGTCTTGTTGGCAATGATATACCGATCAATCAACAGGAGGATCTGACTATTGAAGGAGGAACAATTAGCATCTCTAGTGTCTACTCTCAAGG CTTATTGAGCGCTCTGGCACAAGCACTTCAAGGCTCAGGTTTGGATTTGTCACAGGCCAACATGTCAGTGCAGATTGATCTTGGAAAACATGCAAATAGAGGGCTATCTGCTAAG GAACCACATAATTGCCCCCATCAGGCGATGACCCATCTTAGAGATGTGAGCAGTGGAGAGGATTCTGATAATGCTCAAAAGCGACTGAAGAAATAA